A genomic window from Sphingobacterium spiritivorum includes:
- the atpE gene encoding ATP synthase F0 subunit C, which yields MIPNLVGAGLIVIGAGLGLGKIGGSAMEAIARQPEAASKIQTAMIIIGALVEGLAFGALILGR from the coding sequence GATTCCAAATTTAGTAGGTGCAGGTTTAATCGTTATCGGTGCAGGTCTAGGACTAGGTAAAATCGGTGGTTCCGCAATGGAAGCTATCGCTCGCCAGCCAGAAGCAGCATCAAAAATTCAAACTGCAATGATCATCATTGGTGCCCTAGTAGAAGGTTTAGCATTCGGTGCTTTAATCTTAGGTAGATAA